The following coding sequences are from one Selenomonas sputigena ATCC 35185 window:
- a CDS encoding sulfite exporter TauE/SafE family protein — protein sequence MENYLAALATHTGPLLAIFFAAFLQAITGFGLVIVAAPLLMFFYDPKIVVPVMLLLACSGNTVQAYLMRKKANLPLIGHLAIGVLLGIPIGFFVFDYVSSDTLKVWISTVVFLSLLIMQISHRHIPESRRNTIITGMCSGFSSMTTGMAGPPFLIYLAYTKMSAETFRATCFVFFLCCNSTSLIGYLIGGHPLTAAVHEFVYLLPALAAGLSLGHALARFIPTSLLRRLIFFVLYATCIYTIWSVVSKG from the coding sequence ATGGAAAATTACCTTGCGGCGCTCGCGACCCATACAGGCCCCCTGCTTGCCATCTTTTTCGCCGCCTTCCTGCAGGCGATCACGGGCTTCGGACTCGTCATCGTGGCGGCGCCCCTCTTGATGTTCTTCTACGATCCGAAGATCGTCGTGCCCGTCATGCTGCTTCTCGCATGCTCAGGCAACACCGTGCAGGCCTATTTGATGCGAAAGAAGGCGAACCTTCCTCTGATCGGTCACCTCGCGATCGGTGTCTTGCTCGGCATCCCCATCGGTTTTTTCGTCTTCGACTATGTATCGAGCGACACCCTGAAGGTCTGGATCAGCACCGTCGTCTTCCTCTCGCTCCTCATCATGCAGATCTCGCATCGTCACATCCCGGAATCAAGGCGCAACACGATCATCACGGGCATGTGCTCGGGCTTCTCCTCCATGACGACGGGCATGGCGGGACCGCCGTTCCTCATCTACCTCGCCTACACGAAAATGAGCGCCGAAACCTTCCGCGCCACATGCTTCGTCTTCTTCCTTTGCTGCAACTCGACGTCGCTCATCGGCTACCTGATCGGCGGACACCCGCTGACGGCTGCCGTCCACGAGTTCGTCTACCTCCTTCCCGCCCTCGCCGCAGGACTTTCCCTCGGGCACGCGCTCGCGCGCTTTATCCCCACGAGCCTCTTGCGTCGCTTGATCTTCTTCGTCCTCTATGCCACTTGCATTTACACGATCTGGAGCGTCGTATCGAAGGGATAG
- a CDS encoding desulfoferrodoxin family protein, with protein sequence MAKRFFICKESGDIVGLIHDGGGKLSCCGEDLKELKANTTDAAQEKHVPVATYDKAARKVTVVVGSVAHPMTPEHLISWIHLETKKGAQICHLTPEDKPEAVFFLAEGDEPVAVYEYCNLHGLWKAEL encoded by the coding sequence GTGGCAAAGAGGTTTTTCATTTGCAAGGAGTCGGGAGACATCGTCGGTCTGATTCATGATGGCGGCGGCAAGCTGTCTTGCTGCGGCGAGGATCTGAAGGAACTGAAGGCGAACACGACGGATGCGGCGCAGGAGAAGCATGTGCCCGTAGCGACGTACGACAAGGCGGCGCGCAAGGTCACGGTCGTCGTCGGTTCGGTCGCGCATCCGATGACGCCTGAGCATCTGATCTCGTGGATTCACCTTGAGACGAAGAAGGGAGCGCAGATCTGTCATCTGACGCCCGAGGACAAGCCCGAGGCGGTGTTCTTCCTCGCTGAGGGAGATGAGCCGGTCGCGGTTTACGAGTACTGCAATTTGCACGGTCTTTGGAAGGCGGAACTCTGA